The Abditibacteriota bacterium genome window below encodes:
- the rodA gene encoding rod shape-determining protein RodA has product MKNVYLRYFDRPLAVSALLLCLAGIAAIYSAAGAEYVKKQLFYLATGIGIAWFMSCISVPILSKLAGKLYGFTFTLLLMVLLVGTRINGARRWIDLGFIRLQPAELAKVALIICLGVYLSSRRHSIKSIRTFAGSLIYISVPMLLIFRQPDLGTSLTLAAIWLAQVFVSGCRMRHILVFFLVLAALAGAAWWTPGVLKNYQKERIYTFLSPESDPLGSGYHVLQSRIAIGSGGLFGKGYLKGTQKKLDFIPEQHTDFVFTVFGEELGFAGCLGVLCLYSLMVFRLIHIMLATEDTAGRAVTAGVCGLFIFHIVVNIGMTIGVMPVTGVPLPFISYGGTALWGFLAEIGLAEGVSMRRHMLTL; this is encoded by the coding sequence TTGAAAAACGTGTACCTGCGATACTTTGACCGGCCTCTGGCCGTATCGGCGCTGCTGCTGTGCCTGGCGGGCATAGCGGCCATCTACAGCGCCGCGGGCGCGGAATACGTGAAAAAGCAGCTCTTTTATCTGGCCACGGGCATAGGCATAGCCTGGTTCATGAGCTGCATATCCGTGCCCATACTGTCCAAGCTGGCGGGCAAGCTCTACGGCTTCACCTTCACCCTGCTGCTGATGGTGCTGCTGGTGGGGACCCGCATCAACGGGGCCCGGCGCTGGATAGACCTGGGCTTCATCCGGCTGCAGCCCGCCGAGCTGGCCAAGGTGGCCCTCATCATATGCCTGGGAGTATATCTCTCCTCCCGCCGGCACAGCATCAAGAGCATCAGGACCTTCGCCGGCTCCCTCATCTACATCAGCGTCCCCATGCTGCTCATTTTCCGGCAGCCGGACCTGGGCACCAGCCTGACCCTGGCCGCCATATGGCTGGCCCAGGTCTTCGTAAGCGGCTGCCGCATGAGGCACATACTGGTGTTCTTTCTCGTCCTGGCGGCCCTGGCGGGGGCGGCCTGGTGGACCCCCGGAGTGCTGAAGAACTATCAGAAGGAGAGGATCTACACCTTCCTGTCTCCCGAGTCCGACCCTCTGGGCTCCGGCTACCACGTGCTGCAGTCCCGCATAGCCATAGGCTCCGGAGGCCTGTTCGGCAAGGGCTACCTGAAGGGCACCCAGAAAAAGCTGGACTTCATACCCGAGCAGCACACGGATTTTGTATTCACCGTATTCGGGGAGGAGCTGGGCTTTGCCGGCTGCCTGGGAGTGCTGTGCCTCTACTCGCTGATGGTGTTCCGGCTCATACACATCATGCTGGCCACGGAGGACACCGCCGGCAGGGCCGTCACGGCGGGGGTCTGCGGCCTGTTCATCTTTCATATCGTGGTGAATATAGGCATGACCATAGGGGTCATGCCGGTCACCGGCGTTCCCCTGCCCTTTATCAGCTACGGCGGCACTGCCCTGTGGGGCTTTCTCGCCGAGATAGGGCTGGCCGAAGGCGTGTCCATGCGCAGGCACATGCTCACCCTCTGA
- a CDS encoding insulinase family protein — protein sequence MKRLLAALLLLCSAACFGAPDRIEGTILPSVLLSTVKDTEYVYITVLARTGPANESNSTGGFSALIASMLLNETKNRTGAEMEEVFYRINGSMNITTTLDTTEIRLLTSKKNLMPAMRILGDCLTQPKFTAEAVAKARDNAFAGLVSESGAPFQQAYDRLRFSLYGSGPYKRSFYGSATAISKATPKQLYAFFNENFCPRQLVLSVAGDLTPAELKKAVQNSFFRVTPSPERRSIHNFNETLKESRRTLMPNGRDGQTYYLMGFLAPAAGDEDWAPMTVISGLLGSGKSGRLFRRLRQREGCCYYVGCKYPVLLRQSHIYLYAATGAGSADMIRDRMLEITEDLKKTPVEQADIDRVVTYMLTQEDIDRENLLSLSHLTALEEVYGSRDARTARLRKVTPEDVTRCAEKYFTHYAEAVLAP from the coding sequence GTGAAAAGACTCCTTGCCGCGCTGCTCCTGCTCTGCTCCGCAGCCTGCTTCGGGGCTCCCGACAGGATAGAGGGCACCATACTGCCCTCGGTGCTCCTCAGTACGGTGAAGGACACGGAATACGTGTATATCACCGTGCTGGCCAGGACCGGCCCCGCCAACGAGAGCAACTCCACGGGTGGCTTTTCGGCCCTCATTGCCTCCATGCTCCTCAACGAGACCAAAAACAGGACCGGCGCCGAGATGGAAGAGGTGTTTTACCGCATCAACGGCAGCATGAACATCACCACCACCCTGGACACCACCGAGATCCGGCTGCTGACCTCCAAAAAGAACCTCATGCCCGCCATGCGGATACTGGGGGACTGCCTCACCCAGCCCAAGTTCACCGCCGAGGCCGTGGCCAAGGCCCGGGACAACGCCTTTGCCGGGCTGGTGAGCGAGAGCGGCGCTCCCTTTCAGCAGGCCTATGACAGGCTGCGCTTTTCCCTCTACGGCTCCGGGCCCTACAAGAGGTCCTTTTACGGCAGCGCCACCGCCATTTCCAAGGCCACTCCCAAGCAGCTCTACGCCTTTTTCAACGAAAACTTCTGCCCCAGACAGCTGGTGCTGTCCGTGGCCGGCGACCTCACCCCGGCAGAGCTGAAAAAGGCGGTGCAAAACTCCTTTTTCAGAGTGACCCCCAGCCCGGAGAGACGCAGCATACACAACTTCAACGAGACCCTGAAGGAGTCCCGCCGAACTCTGATGCCCAACGGCCGGGACGGCCAGACCTACTATCTCATGGGCTTTCTGGCCCCGGCGGCCGGGGACGAGGACTGGGCCCCCATGACTGTGATATCCGGCCTCCTGGGCTCCGGCAAATCCGGACGCCTGTTCCGCCGGCTGAGGCAGCGGGAAGGCTGCTGCTACTACGTGGGCTGCAAATATCCCGTCCTGCTCAGGCAGAGCCACATCTATCTCTATGCGGCCACGGGAGCCGGCAGCGCCGACATGATCAGGGACCGCATGCTGGAGATCACGGAAGACCTGAAGAAGACCCCGGTGGAGCAGGCGGACATTGACCGGGTGGTGACTTACATGCTCACCCAGGAGGACATAGACAGGGAAAACCTGCTCTCCCTCTCCCACCTGACGGCCCTGGAGGAGGTGTACGGCTCCCGGGACGCCAGAACGGCCCGGCTGCGGAAGGTCACCCCGGAGGACGTGACCCGCTGCGCCGAAAAATACTTCACCCATTACGCAGAGGCGGTGCTGGCGCCTTGA
- a CDS encoding insulinase family protein: MKRLVICILICLACTACSALTCRELKRPGSPAILCIDAPSQFLTLGIFVPNVSYPLSGTAHMAEHLMFGSSRDLAAGELDLRLETLGYSADAYTSYDFTCYTCILRPGDLEAVCGLFAKALSSPLFDEQELALEKGIIRDEMAGKGDRETEELRRALLKTVYGDCLYGLPLEGADIDAITREDLALYHSLNYTNDNYVFVAAGPVDDEELIRVIGGVFPASGQKPAATAPAMEVKSGVTTLSRGGYFGLAAPMAPGYLFGESVCCGVLTSLIYGLVRQELPSAETGYRHNTGRHASPFTLTVKSPEAERVCLEAVEAVRRGSYSDSALEAAKKLQLTDFLTRNQTGKNLVYQLGQMYILHGLKGIGDYTDFVSGVSREDIARAAEKYL, translated from the coding sequence ATGAAAAGACTTGTGATCTGTATATTGATATGCCTGGCGTGCACGGCGTGCAGCGCGCTGACCTGCAGGGAGCTGAAGAGACCCGGCTCCCCTGCCATACTCTGCATCGACGCCCCCTCGCAGTTCCTCACTCTCGGCATCTTCGTGCCCAACGTGTCATATCCCCTCAGCGGCACGGCCCATATGGCGGAGCACCTGATGTTCGGCTCCTCCCGGGACCTGGCCGCCGGAGAGCTGGACCTGCGCCTGGAGACCCTGGGCTATTCCGCCGACGCCTACACCTCCTACGACTTCACCTGCTACACCTGCATCCTGAGGCCCGGAGACCTGGAGGCCGTGTGCGGTCTCTTTGCCAAGGCCCTGTCGTCCCCTCTCTTTGACGAGCAGGAGCTGGCTCTGGAAAAGGGCATCATCCGGGACGAAATGGCGGGCAAGGGGGACCGGGAGACGGAAGAGCTGCGCCGGGCGCTGCTGAAGACCGTCTATGGCGATTGCCTGTACGGGCTGCCTCTGGAGGGGGCAGACATAGACGCCATCACCCGGGAGGACCTGGCGCTGTATCACAGCCTGAACTACACCAATGACAACTACGTCTTCGTGGCGGCGGGCCCGGTAGATGACGAGGAGCTGATCCGGGTCATAGGCGGCGTTTTTCCCGCCTCCGGACAAAAGCCCGCCGCCACGGCGCCGGCCATGGAGGTCAAAAGCGGGGTGACCACCCTCTCCCGGGGCGGATATTTCGGCCTGGCGGCGCCCATGGCGCCGGGCTATCTCTTCGGCGAATCCGTGTGCTGCGGAGTGCTCACCTCCCTCATATACGGCCTGGTCCGGCAGGAGCTGCCGTCGGCGGAGACGGGCTACAGGCACAACACGGGCAGGCACGCCTCTCCCTTTACCCTGACGGTGAAGAGTCCGGAGGCCGAAAGGGTCTGCCTGGAGGCCGTGGAAGCCGTCCGCAGGGGCTCCTACTCCGACTCCGCTCTGGAGGCGGCCAAAAAGCTGCAGCTCACGGACTTCCTCACCCGCAATCAGACCGGCAAAAACCTGGTGTATCAGCTGGGCCAGATGTATATACTCCACGGCCTCAAGGGCATAGGGGACTACACTGACTTTGTCTCCGGCGTCAGCCGGGAGGACATAGCCAGGGCGGCGGAGAAATACCTGTGA
- a CDS encoding Gfo/Idh/MocA family oxidoreductase produces MSKIRFAVLGASGRWLSLDDVYPRHPDAEFVALCDSAEGVAELAAAHYKESMGRDIAVYHSYEELVKKASYDAIIICSDPDTQADLAVSEMERGVHVMTEVPFARTLDQCRKLVRAVERTGCKYQLAEQTRYWNFVRIWREMAARGEFGKIIYAEAEYLHCMRVQDWFTSKKTGKRVWTDDPSYCDDPEYEDSWRSRVARDPIWYLPHSLSPLLSVTGGRIERVSCLGTREGSYSLKGFSFRDIECALMYHSDDIVFSLRAGFTTPHGFKKDTGSHWYQIKGSEKSVEWARTTLEEDCGKSYSPETGWERHPEWGCADPDAPEEFRRALHGGTDYYPMYYFMDALLKDKQPPMDVYKAAECAAPAILAMESARRGGELLTVPDFRSEQ; encoded by the coding sequence ATGAGCAAGATCAGATTTGCCGTGCTGGGCGCCAGCGGCCGCTGGCTGAGCCTGGACGACGTGTATCCCCGGCACCCGGACGCGGAGTTCGTGGCCCTGTGCGACAGCGCCGAGGGCGTGGCGGAGCTGGCGGCGGCCCACTACAAGGAGAGCATGGGCCGGGATATAGCAGTGTATCACAGCTACGAAGAACTGGTGAAAAAGGCCTCTTATGATGCCATTATCATCTGTTCGGACCCGGACACCCAGGCGGACCTGGCAGTCAGCGAAATGGAAAGAGGCGTCCACGTCATGACCGAGGTGCCCTTTGCCCGCACCCTGGACCAGTGCCGGAAGCTGGTCAGGGCGGTGGAACGGACCGGCTGCAAATACCAGCTGGCGGAGCAGACCCGCTACTGGAACTTTGTCCGTATCTGGCGGGAGATGGCCGCCAGAGGCGAATTCGGCAAGATCATCTACGCCGAGGCGGAATATCTGCACTGTATGCGGGTGCAGGACTGGTTCACCAGCAAAAAGACCGGCAAAAGGGTGTGGACCGACGATCCCTCCTATTGTGATGACCCGGAGTATGAGGACAGCTGGAGATCACGGGTGGCCCGGGATCCCATCTGGTATCTGCCCCATTCCCTGTCTCCGCTGCTGTCCGTCACCGGCGGCAGGATAGAAAGGGTCAGCTGCCTGGGCACCCGGGAAGGCTCCTATTCCCTGAAAGGCTTCAGCTTCAGGGATATAGAGTGCGCCCTGATGTATCACTCCGACGACATAGTCTTTTCCCTGAGGGCGGGCTTTACCACCCCTCACGGCTTCAAAAAGGACACCGGCTCCCACTGGTATCAGATCAAGGGCTCCGAAAAGAGCGTGGAGTGGGCCCGCACCACTCTGGAGGAGGACTGCGGCAAGAGCTACAGCCCGGAGACCGGCTGGGAGCGCCACCCCGAGTGGGGCTGCGCGGATCCCGACGCCCCGGAGGAATTCAGACGGGCCCTCCACGGAGGCACCGACTATTATCCCATGTATTACTTTATGGACGCCCTCCTGAAGGACAAGCAGCCTCCCATGGACGTCTATAAGGCCGCAGAATGCGCGGCGCCGGCCATACTGGCCATGGAGTCTGCCCGCCGGGGCGGGGAGCTGCTGACGGTGCCGGACTTCCGGTCGGAGCAATAG